Proteins found in one Campylobacter concisus genomic segment:
- the murC gene encoding UDP-N-acetylmuramate--L-alanine ligase has product MRKVHFIGIGGIGISAIARFLREKGHKISGSDIKESKTTLELKDEGIEVITPHCKEAIKDQDFVVYSAAIKEDNIELVEARRKGIKCFSRKEILPYVLEDKCVFAVAGAHGKSTTSAMLASLIEGSVIIGAISKQFGSNMRYAKSDNVVFEADESDSSFLNSNPYLAIVTNAEPEHMEHYDYDLAKFYAAYKGFLERAKVRVINAEDEFLSTLKLDAIRLYPSTDITELTMVVRDYQPYTSFNLKNLGKFEAFGMGEHIAIDASLAILAAMHETPLKDIRENLLNFKGIKKRFDILSANKNFVLIDDYAHHPTEIKATLKSVFEYAKILGINSVTAIFQPHRYTRLSTNLPGFKECFKGVDELVILPVYAAGESPIEVDMKSEFSEYNPIFTDKVERVEEGIEFTDEFGVKNRLSDGIVVGFGAGDISVQLRGGY; this is encoded by the coding sequence ATCAGAAAAGTCCATTTCATAGGCATCGGCGGCATCGGCATCTCAGCCATCGCTAGATTTTTACGCGAAAAGGGCCACAAGATAAGCGGCAGCGACATCAAAGAGAGCAAAACGACGCTAGAGCTAAAAGATGAAGGCATCGAAGTCATCACGCCACACTGTAAAGAGGCGATAAAAGACCAAGACTTTGTGGTCTACTCAGCCGCGATAAAAGAGGATAACATTGAGCTAGTGGAGGCCAGACGAAAGGGCATAAAGTGCTTTTCTAGAAAGGAAATTTTGCCTTATGTGCTTGAGGATAAGTGCGTCTTTGCAGTAGCTGGCGCACACGGCAAGAGCACGACTTCAGCGATGCTAGCAAGCCTAATAGAAGGCTCAGTCATCATCGGCGCCATCTCAAAACAGTTTGGCTCAAACATGCGCTACGCTAAAAGCGATAACGTCGTATTTGAGGCAGACGAGAGTGACTCTAGCTTTCTAAACTCAAACCCATATCTAGCCATCGTCACAAATGCAGAGCCAGAGCACATGGAGCACTATGACTATGATCTAGCTAAATTTTACGCAGCCTACAAGGGCTTTTTGGAGCGTGCAAAGGTTAGGGTGATAAATGCTGAGGACGAGTTTTTAAGCACACTTAAACTTGATGCGATCAGACTTTATCCAAGCACCGATATCACCGAGCTTACGATGGTTGTAAGAGACTATCAGCCATACACTAGCTTTAACCTTAAAAATTTAGGCAAATTTGAAGCCTTTGGCATGGGCGAGCACATCGCCATAGACGCATCTTTAGCAATTTTAGCTGCGATGCACGAGACGCCACTTAAAGACATCAGAGAAAATTTACTAAATTTTAAAGGTATCAAAAAGCGTTTTGACATCCTTAGCGCAAACAAAAATTTCGTCCTAATCGACGACTACGCGCACCATCCAACCGAGATAAAAGCGACGCTAAAATCAGTCTTTGAATACGCTAAAATTTTAGGCATAAACAGCGTCACAGCAATATTTCAGCCACACCGCTACACAAGACTTAGCACAAATTTACCTGGCTTTAAAGAGTGCTTTAAAGGCGTTGATGAACTTGTCATCTTGCCAGTTTATGCAGCTGGAGAAAGTCCGATCGAAGTTGATATGAAGAGCGAGTTTAGCGAGTATAACCCGATCTTTACTGATAAGGTCGAGAGGGTTGAAGAGGGCATAGAATTTACAGATGAATTTGGCGTGAAAAACCGCCTAAGTGATGGCATCGTAGTTGGTTTTGGAGCGGGTGATATCAGCGTGCAGCTAAGGGGCGGATATTAA
- a CDS encoding DUF2809 domain-containing protein has protein sequence MRHSLRVRLSFLVVAVVILAIEIYIAAFVKGGFVRHYLGDVLVTAMLYAFGRAVFKTTPKILAFEIFIFSLFIEILQYFKVLEILDIHNLIIRIVFGGTFDVSDIVCYALGCLLAYLTDIICLLQKYKSPKI, from the coding sequence ATGAGACATAGCTTGCGAGTTAGATTGTCCTTTTTAGTCGTAGCAGTCGTGATTTTAGCAATCGAAATTTATATCGCAGCTTTTGTTAAAGGTGGCTTTGTGCGCCATTACTTGGGTGATGTGCTAGTTACGGCGATGCTTTACGCATTTGGACGAGCCGTGTTTAAAACTACACCAAAAATTTTAGCGTTTGAAATATTTATTTTCTCGCTATTTATAGAAATTTTACAATACTTTAAAGTGCTTGAAATTTTAGATATTCATAATTTAATAATACGCATAGTCTTTGGCGGAACATTTGACGTTAGCGACATCGTATGTTACGCGTTGGGCTGCTTGCTAGCTTATTTGACTGATATCATTTGCCTTTTACAAAAGTATAAAAGTCCAAAGATATAG
- the polA gene encoding DNA polymerase I produces MKTLTIIDTFGFFFRLYYAMSGLKNREGKPSGMISGFANFIASLKDEYQSDYLIFALDSKGKTLRHEILGDYKANRNEPPAQLKEQLPVCIDMIEKMGLYSLSREGYEADDIIASAVKFCKDKDIFVRIVTHDKDLYQLIEDGKVSIYSPQSKIDHDSASCFEKYGVYPAQVRDFLAIAGDSSDNIPGVKGIGAVGAKKLLAEYGSLEGIYENLALLRNERTKNMLAAAKDEAFLSKKLATLFDDAVSSFDLEHSKFPEQNPLINISEILKEYDLNRLLKSLQKEENAEFKLGFRANLLLDEASIEKLLSNITPETIIAFDTETTGVDSRSAKIVGFSFCFNDEDAYYVPVAHNYLGVPQQISLKFATWAVGQIYKGCVIGQNLKYDFEIVKNNLGLNPPANFKDTMILAWLSDPNSSVGMDALAKRLYDYDTIKFEDVVKKGQTFGDVPLENAAKYASEDAWITLKFYKTFLNTLDKNLLTLADTHEFPFILTLFDMEQNGIKINEAKMQKLILENDTKLKALTSEIYELSGENFNINSVKQLGVILFEHLKLPTKKKTKTGYSTDESVLAELTDAHPVIEKILAYRELYKLQSTYCEPLLALAKKDEGSRIYTSFLQTGTSTGRLSSKNPNLQNIPARGSLAKDVRECFEAREGYSFVGLDYSQIELRLLAHFSRDPALLEAFKNDEDIHARTAISIFGSSDGQNRAVAKSINFGLIYGMGSSKLANQVNITRAEAKEYIERYFKAFATIKEFLESIKISAKNDGFVQTLLGRKRYFDFKSATPMQIAMFEREAVNTVFQGSAADLVKMAMVKVRANLDENAKMLLQIHDELIFEVKDEFAQEFGKATQRTMEEIYTLNVPLKTSLNIAKNWGELK; encoded by the coding sequence ATGAAAACACTTACGATTATTGACACTTTTGGTTTCTTTTTTAGGCTCTACTACGCCATGAGCGGACTTAAAAACCGTGAGGGCAAGCCAAGCGGTATGATTAGTGGCTTTGCAAATTTTATAGCAAGCCTCAAGGATGAATACCAAAGCGACTATCTCATATTCGCACTTGATAGCAAAGGTAAGACCTTACGTCACGAAATTTTAGGTGATTACAAAGCAAACAGAAACGAGCCACCAGCTCAGCTAAAAGAACAGCTTCCAGTTTGCATAGATATGATAGAAAAAATGGGACTTTACAGCCTTAGCCGCGAGGGCTACGAAGCCGATGACATCATCGCAAGTGCGGTTAAATTTTGTAAAGATAAAGATATATTTGTGCGAATAGTCACCCACGATAAAGACCTTTACCAACTCATAGAGGACGGCAAAGTGAGCATCTACAGCCCACAAAGCAAGATCGATCATGATAGTGCAAGCTGCTTTGAAAAGTATGGCGTCTATCCAGCTCAAGTAAGGGACTTTCTAGCCATCGCAGGCGATAGCTCGGACAACATCCCAGGAGTCAAAGGCATCGGTGCAGTGGGAGCTAAGAAGCTTTTGGCTGAGTATGGCAGTCTAGAGGGAATTTATGAAAATTTAGCCCTTCTTAGAAACGAGCGTACTAAAAATATGCTAGCAGCTGCAAAAGACGAAGCATTTTTGAGCAAAAAGCTGGCCACTTTATTTGATGACGCAGTTAGTTCATTTGATCTTGAACACTCTAAATTTCCAGAGCAAAATCCTTTGATAAACATCTCAGAAATTTTAAAAGAGTACGATCTAAACAGACTTCTTAAGAGCTTGCAAAAAGAGGAAAATGCTGAATTTAAGCTTGGCTTTAGAGCAAATTTGCTTCTTGATGAGGCTAGCATAGAAAAACTACTTTCTAACATCACACCAGAGACTATCATCGCCTTTGACACCGAGACCACAGGCGTTGATAGCAGGAGCGCAAAGATCGTTGGATTTAGCTTTTGCTTTAACGACGAGGACGCCTATTACGTGCCAGTAGCTCACAACTACCTTGGTGTGCCACAGCAAATTAGCCTAAAATTTGCCACTTGGGCGGTAGGGCAAATTTATAAAGGCTGCGTGATCGGACAAAATTTAAAATATGACTTTGAGATCGTGAAAAACAACCTAGGTCTTAATCCCCCAGCAAATTTTAAAGATACGATGATACTTGCGTGGCTTAGCGATCCAAACTCAAGTGTCGGCATGGATGCACTGGCAAAGAGGCTTTATGACTACGACACGATCAAATTTGAAGATGTGGTCAAAAAGGGGCAGACTTTTGGCGATGTACCGCTAGAAAATGCCGCCAAATACGCAAGTGAGGACGCTTGGATAACGCTTAAATTTTATAAAACTTTTTTAAACACACTTGATAAAAATTTACTAACCCTTGCCGATACGCATGAGTTTCCTTTCATCCTCACGCTCTTTGACATGGAGCAAAACGGCATCAAGATAAATGAAGCTAAGATGCAAAAGCTCATCCTTGAAAACGACACCAAACTAAAGGCGCTAACAAGTGAAATTTACGAGCTAAGCGGCGAAAATTTCAACATAAACTCCGTAAAACAGCTTGGCGTTATACTTTTTGAGCACCTAAAACTCCCTACCAAAAAGAAGACAAAAACAGGATATAGCACCGATGAGAGCGTGCTAGCTGAGCTTACGGACGCTCATCCGGTGATAGAGAAAATTTTAGCTTACCGCGAGCTATATAAACTGCAAAGCACCTACTGCGAGCCACTTTTAGCGCTTGCGAAAAAGGACGAGGGCTCGCGAATTTACACGAGCTTTTTACAAACTGGCACGAGTACCGGCAGGCTTTCAAGTAAAAATCCAAATTTACAAAATATCCCAGCTCGTGGCAGCCTCGCAAAAGATGTCAGAGAGTGCTTTGAGGCGCGTGAGGGCTATAGCTTCGTGGGGCTTGACTACAGCCAGATCGAGCTTAGACTGCTAGCTCACTTTAGCCGTGATCCTGCGCTGCTTGAGGCGTTTAAAAATGATGAGGATATCCACGCAAGGACGGCTATTAGTATATTTGGTAGCAGCGACGGGCAAAATAGAGCCGTGGCAAAGAGCATAAATTTTGGCCTCATTTACGGCATGGGCTCAAGCAAACTGGCAAATCAAGTAAATATCACAAGAGCCGAGGCAAAAGAGTATATAGAGCGCTATTTTAAGGCATTTGCGACGATCAAAGAGTTTTTAGAGAGCATAAAAATTTCAGCTAAAAACGATGGCTTTGTGCAGACACTACTTGGCAGAAAGCGCTACTTTGACTTTAAAAGCGCTACGCCTATGCAAATAGCTATGTTTGAGCGCGAGGCGGTAAATACGGTATTTCAAGGCTCCGCAGCAGACCTTGTCAAGATGGCGATGGTAAAAGTTAGAGCAAATTTAGATGAAAATGCCAAAATGTTGCTTCAGATACATGATGAGCTGATCTTTGAAGTAAAAGACGAGTTTGCGCAGGAATTTGGCAAAGCGACACAAAGGACGATGGAGGAAATTTACACGTTAAATGTGCCACTTAAAACATCGCTAAATATCGCCAAAAACTGGGGCGAGCTAAAATAG
- the dapE gene encoding succinyl-diaminopimelate desuccinylase: MVISFLKELLSFRSITPNDAGSLEFIAKFLPDFEAKFIEKNGTKNLILSKIYGDGEHLAFAGHVDVVPPGKGWDSEPFTPYEKDGYIYARGAQDMKSGVAAFICAAKDAKFNGKLSLILTSDEEGDGTYGTPLALEYLREINDLPKFCVVAEPTCDKEFGDSIKVGRRGSINGKIVIKGIQGHVAYPEKCVNPVNLIAPLLNKIADHDMDAGSEFFSPSKIVVTDIRGGMQVYNVTPSELSIMFNVRNSNLTDVNDVESYLRGVLDGLDYELSIKQSSKRFLTNKDSKIVKNLMASVAKITGVTPVLNTKGGTSDARHFAEFGIDAIEFGVINDRIHAKNERVSAHEVNKLYEIFKDLIEKF, encoded by the coding sequence GTGGTAATTAGCTTTTTAAAGGAGCTTTTAAGCTTTCGCTCTATCACACCTAATGATGCTGGAAGCTTAGAGTTTATCGCTAAATTTTTACCTGATTTTGAGGCGAAATTTATAGAAAAAAATGGCACCAAAAATCTCATACTTTCTAAAATTTATGGTGATGGCGAGCATCTAGCTTTTGCAGGGCATGTTGATGTCGTGCCTCCAGGTAAGGGCTGGGATAGCGAGCCATTTACACCATATGAAAAAGATGGCTACATCTACGCAAGAGGCGCACAGGATATGAAAAGTGGCGTGGCTGCTTTTATCTGTGCTGCTAAAGATGCGAAATTTAATGGTAAACTAAGCCTCATCTTAACAAGCGACGAAGAGGGCGATGGCACATATGGTACGCCTTTAGCACTTGAATATTTACGCGAAATAAATGATTTGCCAAAATTTTGCGTAGTGGCTGAGCCAACTTGCGATAAAGAATTTGGCGATAGCATAAAAGTTGGCAGACGTGGCTCAATAAATGGCAAGATCGTGATAAAGGGCATTCAAGGGCACGTGGCGTATCCTGAAAAGTGTGTAAATCCGGTAAATTTAATAGCTCCACTTTTAAATAAGATAGCTGATCACGATATGGACGCTGGGAGCGAGTTTTTTAGTCCAAGCAAGATCGTGGTAACTGATATCAGAGGTGGTATGCAAGTTTATAATGTCACGCCAAGCGAGCTTAGCATAATGTTTAATGTTAGAAACTCAAATTTAACTGACGTAAATGACGTCGAGAGCTATCTTAGAGGCGTTTTAGATGGGCTTGATTACGAGCTTAGTATAAAGCAAAGCTCAAAGAGATTTTTAACAAATAAAGATAGCAAAATCGTAAAAAATTTAATGGCCTCTGTCGCAAAAATTACCGGTGTCACACCGGTTCTAAATACAAAAGGTGGCACAAGCGATGCAAGGCACTTTGCTGAATTTGGCATAGATGCAATAGAATTTGGCGTCATAAACGACCGCATACACGCCAAAAACGAACGAGTTAGCGCCCACGAAGTAAATAAACTTTATGAAATTTTTAAAGATTTGATAGAAAAATTTTAA
- a CDS encoding endonuclease MutS2, giving the protein MTEEIFLKLDLGEYLEKFNSFLARQKPLFLQGDSKIHFENISELSKYDFKAPDEIKELDDALIRLSKQAVLHISEIYEFAKIIKYFSYLKKQKFEGRLGEWIAKVEIPEAMSQMANSFDENGEFSDSVDERFYAIKQAFSEKKRQIDAELKKLIYSKHITPYLVDTQTHYINSQEALLVRGGFNHALKGTVIARSSGGYFYVAPASTERLKKEQSELLDRKEEIIFEHCKKFSLQMSKSLLFLKFINNAFDQFDAYQARVNLARSRDYEFVLPNSSHVIKLEKFAHPALKNPKSVSVDFSKKVLLITGVNAGGKSMLLKSIISATLLAKYLLPMRIDANRSSIGSFKEFDAIIEDPQSVKNDISTFAGRMVHFAKLFTKKSIIIGIDEIELGTDFEEAASLYGVMIERLITQDIKMIITTHHKRLAMLLAKNPEVELVAALYDEVAQRPKFEFLKGTIGKSYAFETAARYGISQNLVAQAKKIYGEDKENLNEIITKTLNLQTKLDDGIKEVTAKEERLERLLEEQKELKEKNEIKLNATISRLEKEYYEAINAAKAVINFKDVKDKQRALNVANEKKAAIVKPKKTECESLKIGDRVKYENIKGTVLSISKNDAMIESNGINLRVPLELLRKNGNEVVLPKKGGVSLSVDKPKTASLSLDLHGMRADEAIAKLDKFISDSLVMGFDEVSVFHGIGTGKLAFAVKNFLKEHPSVKEFFDAPANQGGYGAKIVRL; this is encoded by the coding sequence ATGACTGAAGAGATATTTTTAAAGCTCGATTTGGGCGAGTATTTAGAGAAATTTAACTCCTTTTTAGCAAGGCAAAAACCGCTATTTTTGCAAGGTGACAGCAAAATCCACTTTGAAAACATTAGCGAGCTTTCAAAGTATGATTTTAAAGCGCCTGATGAGATAAAAGAGCTTGATGATGCGCTAATTAGACTTAGCAAGCAAGCAGTGCTTCACATCAGTGAAATTTACGAGTTTGCAAAGATCATTAAGTATTTTTCATATCTAAAAAAGCAAAAATTTGAAGGCAGACTTGGGGAGTGGATCGCAAAGGTTGAGATCCCTGAAGCGATGAGCCAGATGGCAAACAGTTTTGATGAAAATGGCGAGTTTAGTGACAGCGTGGATGAGAGATTTTACGCGATAAAGCAGGCTTTTAGCGAGAAAAAGCGCCAGATCGACGCTGAGCTTAAAAAGCTCATCTACTCAAAGCACATCACGCCCTATCTAGTCGATACCCAGACGCACTACATCAACTCGCAAGAGGCACTTTTGGTGCGTGGCGGCTTTAATCACGCCTTAAAAGGCACCGTGATCGCTAGAAGCTCAGGCGGCTACTTCTACGTCGCACCTGCAAGTACTGAGCGCCTAAAAAAGGAGCAAAGCGAGCTACTTGATAGAAAAGAGGAGATCATTTTTGAGCACTGCAAGAAATTTAGCTTGCAGATGAGCAAGAGCCTGCTCTTTTTGAAATTTATAAATAACGCATTTGATCAGTTTGATGCGTATCAGGCGCGCGTAAATTTGGCTAGATCGCGTGACTATGAGTTTGTTTTGCCAAACAGCTCGCATGTTATCAAGCTTGAGAAATTTGCCCACCCAGCGCTTAAAAACCCAAAAAGCGTGAGTGTGGATTTTAGCAAAAAGGTGCTTTTAATAACCGGTGTAAATGCTGGTGGCAAGTCGATGCTTTTAAAATCTATCATCTCAGCCACGCTGCTTGCAAAGTATTTACTACCTATGCGTATCGATGCAAACCGCTCAAGCATCGGCTCTTTTAAAGAATTTGACGCGATCATAGAAGATCCGCAAAGTGTGAAAAACGACATCTCGACCTTTGCTGGCAGGATGGTGCATTTTGCAAAGCTTTTTACTAAAAAATCGATCATCATCGGTATCGACGAGATCGAGCTTGGCACCGATTTTGAGGAGGCTGCGAGCTTGTATGGCGTCATGATAGAGCGCCTCATCACTCAAGATATCAAAATGATCATCACGACCCACCACAAGCGCCTTGCGATGTTGCTAGCTAAAAATCCAGAGGTTGAGCTAGTGGCGGCACTTTACGACGAGGTGGCACAAAGACCTAAATTTGAGTTTTTAAAGGGCACGATCGGCAAGTCTTACGCCTTTGAAACAGCGGCAAGATACGGCATATCTCAAAATTTAGTGGCGCAGGCAAAGAAAATTTATGGCGAAGATAAAGAGAATTTAAACGAGATCATCACAAAGACGCTAAATTTACAAACTAAGCTTGACGATGGGATAAAAGAGGTCACGGCAAAAGAGGAGCGGCTGGAGCGCTTGCTTGAGGAGCAAAAAGAGCTAAAAGAGAAAAATGAGATCAAGCTAAATGCGACTATTTCGCGCCTTGAAAAAGAGTATTATGAAGCGATAAATGCGGCAAAAGCTGTTATAAATTTCAAAGATGTCAAGGACAAGCAAAGAGCGCTAAACGTGGCAAATGAGAAAAAAGCTGCCATCGTTAAGCCTAAGAAAACTGAGTGCGAGAGCCTAAAAATAGGCGATAGAGTGAAGTATGAAAATATAAAAGGTACGGTTTTAAGCATCTCTAAAAATGACGCGATGATCGAGTCAAATGGTATAAATTTACGCGTACCACTTGAGCTTTTAAGAAAAAATGGCAACGAAGTGGTCTTGCCTAAAAAAGGCGGCGTAAGTTTAAGCGTAGATAAGCCAAAAACAGCCTCGCTCTCGCTTGATCTGCACGGCATGAGAGCTGACGAGGCGATAGCAAAGCTTGATAAATTTATCTCAGATAGTCTTGTTATGGGATTTGACGAGGTTAGCGTATTTCACGGCATCGGCACTGGTAAGCTTGCCTTTGCAGTTAAAAATTTCTTAAAAGAGCATCCAAGCGTGAAAGAATTTTTTGACGCACCGGCAAATCAAGGCGGATATGGAGCTAAAATAGTCAGGCTTTAA
- a CDS encoding EAL domain-containing protein, whose translation MSNKDEQTGKNLNIIKTIIGLVFVLGSIFLVENLAVFYFKFNNASAENGFNLRKKVDYLTYQYVDYFKNVSKYDVANFQSYINDSAMGDVLLLKDDNKNGYKVVASSDKRIINQEFNDKSCGNIFAHNFQKDYFWAKILPENAAQVCMFVPVGEYILGFKGKVDQRITGTHDEYFFEWLLNNMALTFILSLIGAIVALSTCIWYAVKYIKEKNNYNALKTDTKKQIEELGEKLYIDPMTGLLNKTALVRDINSYENPKVVLIDIDDFGKMNDFYGKFACDQILVKMADLISEFAKNENMKAYCIEADRFALVEDSDSFIDRYEDMVEDLIEIFKGRMLSIVDEDGREIEGIEIHSTIGFALDSDQTLRKATIALKTAKEQDKDYVCYFKGLNQKEEYATQIERSKLIQYATINNNIVPYFQPIVNDQKVPVKYECLIRLLDRGDVISPNVFLDISKRIKRYADLEKQLIKKCFKQLVEDKNLVLSINLSSRDMIDGDVSSLVLNLLNKHNVAGRVVFEIVEDEELKNLERVSNFIERVKSMGAKIAIDDFGSGYSNFSYIIKIKPDYVKIDGSIIKDIDINKDSHSIASAIVAFAKDLGIKTIAEYVHSKEIFEICKEIGIDEFQGFYFGAPERAGS comes from the coding sequence TTGAGTAACAAGGACGAGCAAACTGGTAAAAATCTAAACATCATTAAAACGATTATAGGTTTAGTGTTTGTTTTGGGAAGTATTTTTTTAGTCGAAAACCTGGCAGTTTTTTATTTTAAATTTAATAATGCTTCTGCTGAAAATGGTTTTAATCTTCGAAAGAAAGTTGATTATTTGACATATCAATATGTTGATTATTTCAAAAATGTCAGCAAATATGATGTCGCAAATTTCCAATCTTACATTAATGATAGTGCTATGGGTGATGTTCTTTTATTAAAGGATGATAATAAAAATGGATACAAGGTCGTAGCGTCTTCAGATAAAAGAATAATAAATCAAGAGTTTAATGACAAAAGCTGTGGAAACATCTTTGCTCATAATTTCCAAAAAGATTATTTTTGGGCAAAAATTTTGCCAGAAAATGCCGCTCAAGTTTGTATGTTTGTGCCAGTTGGAGAGTATATATTAGGCTTTAAAGGAAAGGTCGATCAACGTATTACTGGCACGCATGATGAGTACTTTTTTGAGTGGCTTTTAAACAATATGGCTTTAACATTCATCTTAAGCCTCATTGGCGCAATAGTTGCTTTGTCTACTTGTATATGGTATGCGGTCAAGTACATAAAAGAAAAAAATAACTATAACGCATTAAAAACAGATACTAAAAAACAGATAGAAGAGCTTGGAGAAAAGCTTTATATCGATCCGATGACTGGACTTTTAAATAAAACAGCATTGGTGCGTGATATTAATAGTTATGAAAATCCTAAAGTAGTGCTTATAGATATTGATGATTTTGGTAAGATGAATGACTTTTACGGTAAATTTGCATGTGATCAGATTTTGGTCAAGATGGCTGATTTGATCAGTGAATTTGCCAAAAACGAGAATATGAAGGCTTACTGTATAGAAGCAGATAGGTTTGCTCTGGTAGAAGATAGCGATAGCTTTATCGATAGATATGAAGATATGGTTGAAGATTTGATAGAAATTTTTAAAGGCCGTATGCTAAGTATAGTCGATGAAGATGGTAGAGAGATAGAAGGTATCGAGATACATAGCACGATAGGCTTTGCTCTTGATAGTGACCAAACACTAAGAAAAGCAACAATAGCATTAAAAACAGCAAAAGAGCAAGATAAAGACTATGTTTGCTATTTTAAAGGGCTAAATCAAAAAGAGGAATACGCAACTCAAATAGAACGCTCTAAACTGATACAATACGCCACTATAAACAACAATATTGTTCCTTATTTTCAGCCGATAGTTAATGATCAAAAGGTACCTGTAAAATATGAATGTTTGATAAGACTTTTAGATAGAGGCGACGTTATATCACCAAATGTCTTTTTAGATATCTCAAAGCGCATTAAGCGTTATGCTGATCTTGAGAAACAACTCATTAAAAAGTGTTTTAAACAGCTTGTAGAGGATAAGAATTTAGTACTTTCTATAAATTTAAGTAGTAGAGATATGATCGATGGTGATGTTAGCTCACTTGTTTTAAATTTATTGAACAAGCACAATGTTGCTGGCAGAGTAGTATTTGAGATCGTTGAAGATGAAGAGCTTAAAAATTTAGAGAGAGTTTCAAATTTTATCGAGCGTGTAAAAAGCATGGGCGCAAAGATCGCTATCGATGATTTTGGCTCAGGATATTCAAATTTTTCTTACATCATAAAGATCAAGCCTGACTACGTGAAGATCGATGGCTCTATTATAAAAGATATAGACATAAATAAAGATTCACACTCTATCGCAAGTGCGATCGTGGCATTTGCAAAAGACCTTGGTATAAAAACTATTGCTGAATATGTGCATTCAAAAGAGATATTTGAAATCTGTAAAGAGATCGGCATAGATGAGTTCCAGGGCTTTTATTTTGGTGCACCAGAGCGTGCTGGCTCATAA
- a CDS encoding MmcQ/YjbR family DNA-binding protein, whose amino-acid sequence MKRSEIEKYIKEKFDVLGEQIFPKYPNFSAFRHKKNEKWFALLMDISASKLGLESDEMIEVLNLKCSPDLAMVLVDEEQIFKAYHMNKKHWISVNLNSKISQKAVFNLIDESFSLSK is encoded by the coding sequence TTGAAACGAAGCGAGATTGAAAAATATATAAAAGAGAAATTTGACGTTTTGGGCGAGCAAATTTTCCCAAAATATCCAAATTTTAGCGCCTTTCGCCATAAGAAAAATGAGAAGTGGTTTGCACTGCTTATGGATATAAGTGCAAGCAAGCTAGGTCTTGAAAGTGACGAAATGATAGAAGTTTTAAATCTAAAATGCAGCCCTGATCTAGCCATGGTGCTAGTTGATGAAGAGCAAATTTTTAAAGCATATCACATGAATAAAAAGCACTGGATAAGTGTAAATTTAAACTCCAAAATCTCACAAAAAGCCGTTTTTAATCTGATAGATGAAAGCTTTAGCTTAAGCAAATAA